In the Chroicocephalus ridibundus chromosome 15, bChrRid1.1, whole genome shotgun sequence genome, one interval contains:
- the SPACA9 gene encoding sperm acrosome-associated protein 9, with protein sequence MNEAKEALRNIEQNYKLFLQQQFTFIGALQHTRENAHDMIRPVASISQVQSYMDHHCNNSTDRRILSMFLNICNDLSKLCHKLETVHSGNNITNGILERCKMLLSHSNDLSAIRAKYPHAVVNHLSCDEAKNHYGGVVSLIPIVLDCVKEWVAHAEKLPRRTLYNVSGGSAVSEKRAPQDAAARAAISQTPPSVHLEAQVSTSNKDNVQVQESVHVRKRNLNDTENHSGKLKGPWKPPGRHAF encoded by the exons ATGAATGAGGCAAAGGAGGCTCTAAGAAACATAGAGCAGAACTACaagctcttcctgcagcagcagtttACGTTTATCGGAGCACTGCAGCACACCCGAGAGAATGCACATGACATGATCAGACCTGTGGCAAGCATCAGCCAG GTACAGTCCTACATGGACCATCACTGTAACAATTCCACGGACAGGCGCATCCTCAGCATGTTCCTAAACATCTGTAACGATCTAAGCAAGCTCTGCCACAAGCTGGAAACCGTGCATTCTGGTAACAACATAACCAACGGCATTTTGGAGAGATGCAAGATGCTCCTTAGCCACAGCAACGATCTGAGCGCCATCCGAGCTAA ATACCCCCACGCTGTTGTGAATCACCTGAGCTGTGATGAAGCAAAGAATCACTATGGAGGCGTGGTGAGCCTCATCCCCATCGTTCTAGACTGCGTGAAGGAGTGGGTAGCCCACGCTGAGAAGCTGCCACGGCGCACGCTGTATAATGTGAGTGGTGGAAGTGCTGTCTCTGAGAAGagggcaccccaggatgcagcagCTAGGGCAGCCATTTCCCAAACACCACCTTCTGTGCACCTCGAGGCTCAGGTCTCAACTAGTAACAAAGATAACGTGCAAGTGCAGGAGAGTGTGCATGTCCGGAAGAGGAACCTAAATGACACAGAAAATCACAGCGGGAAACTTAAAGGTCCCTGGAAACCCCCAGGTAGACACGCCTTTTAA